The following DNA comes from Quercus robur chromosome 1, dhQueRobu3.1, whole genome shotgun sequence.
CCACTCATACATGTAAGTTATGTAACACAACTAACACAAGCCAGCaaacaaattttgacaaataattCAATCATAGCCACACCACAAGTATGACAACAAACCAGCAAACCagcaaacaaattttaacaaataattCAATCACAACCACATCACAAGTGTGGTAACAAAAGATAATAAGAGCATCTCTTGCAATATTTCCATAGAGTTAAAGAAGGCAGAAAGTGTGTAAAGCAGTAGCTAGCTATAATTAGTTACAAACTTCCAAAAAATAGCttttctaaaacatttaaaGAGCAACTACTATATAGAGTTTAGTCCATGACTtatagaaaagaaagcctatTAAACTTAATAAGTTTTCTTTCCTATAAGCAAGAgttaatttatcaattatcaGTTAGAAAAGCACTGTCcaaaaaaacttccaaattgCATCCAAAAATCTGCCTCCTATACAAAATGTGTGTCCTTCCTCCTAcaagaaaatgggaaaaaagatatttatcaataaaaaatataaggacaagaccaaaaaatacagaatagTTATAACAAAAAACAATAGAGAAAGCAGAACCAAACTCAATAGAAATAACATAAGGGCTGAAACTTACCCAGTTTTTGATTAGTCATCAATGTTAATTGAGATACCTTTGCTTGAGCTTGAACTTCCACCACCTGTTGCTGCTTGATGTATAactagaaaagagaaagaaatgaagacTATTAGATTAAATTTCATTTGCATAAGACACATTTAATAGCACTTAATAGACAAAGTTTGGAAGTTAACATATTACCTAAATCATGAAATTCATCTTCCAAGACCTCTACCTCATCTTTTGATTTGCGAAAAGAAATTGGAACCAAGGCTTGAAGCCAGTCTTGTGCACAAACCAGATTTTGAACCATAAGTGGGGAGAGTGAACTCCGAAATGGATCAAGTATGCGTCCTCCGGTACTAAACGCTGACTCAGAAGCAACAGTAGAAACAGGTACAGCCAGCACATCCCTAGCCAATTTGGACAGCACTTGATATCTATCTGAATTAGCCTTCCACCACCCTAATATCTCAAATTTCACATCCCCTCTTCTACTTTCACAATTTTCAGCCAAATATTTGTCAATCTCATTGCTACACCCTATGGACTGCTCAGCCTCCAAAAACCGTTCAAACCTAGAATTAACCATCACATATGGATCACTACAACCTATTGACTCACCTTCTATGTGTGTCCTCTCCCTCTCACTTGCTACTTGTACATTTGATGAATCAACACGAGAATAAAAATCATACAACTTGACCAAGGCACCCCTCACCAATTCAACCATCACATCAGCCACTTTATTTccataaatttcagaaaaacagaacttcaaaaacctcaacttctttcttggatCAAGAATCACAGCCACATACAAGAGATGATTCATTTTATCCCCTTTCCCCCAATACTTATCAAACTTAGATTCCATTTTAGTTGCCATGTTTTTCAAGAGGTGGTTTTGTGATTTACTTAAATTGGAAATATTCTCTTGAATGACAAACATCTCATCAAAAAAGGTGTTGGCAGTAACATACAAAGAAcctgaaaacttttttgtagCATTGTAAAAAAGCTTCAAAAACCCCACAAATATCctacaattttgaaaatcaatactACTAGGAGATCCCATACCACCACTATTCTCCTTGTTCATAAAGTATGAAGAATAACTATCATCCTCAAAGTCCATACGTATGaacactttttcaaatttttgtgcgGTTTCTAACATGAGGTAGGTAGAGTTCCACCTAGTTGGTACATCTAGACAAAGAAGAGACCTAACTCAATACCTAATCTctccacaaaacccacaaaagttTGATTCCTATTTGGTGAGGACTTCACATACCTCATAGCTTCACGCACCTTTGCAATGGATGCATCAATTTCTCTCATACCATCCCCCACAATCAAATTtaggatatgtgcacaacaCCTCATGTGTAAGAACTCATGTTCTAAAACAGTCCCCTCCCAATCTTTAGTTACATTCTCCAAAAACTTAATAGTGGCACCATTTGAGCTAGCATTGTCCACTGTTAAAGTGAATATGCCATTAATACCCCACTCACGCAAACACAACTCAATCTTTCTACCTATAGTCTCTCCCTTATGGTCttcaacttgacaaaaattcaaaattctcttATGTAACTTCCAATCATCATCAATAAAATGACCTGTAAGGGACATATAACACAGATTTTGAATACTCGTCCATGTGTCCGTAGTAAGACACACCCTACGACCCTTCAAAGCCCCccttagtttctctctctcaacaccaTAAATGCTAATCACATCCCTAGCTATAGTTTGACGAGATGGGATATCCCTAATTCGCAACTTAGGTTGTAAGGTTGTTGCATATCTTTGAAACCCATACCCTTCAACAAACCTAAAAGGCAACTCATCTATTATAACCATTTCAGCAAGTTCCTTTCTAGAAGCTTCAACAGTAAAGGCTGTCGGTACAAGCTGAAACCCTTCCTCCCCATCCATTTTAGGTTCAAACATTAAGGTTTGTTGCCCACTAAGTATCTTTCTATTAGGGTTTTTAACACAGATTGGTGTATGATTCAACAAATTAGCAGTACCATGCCCCTTACTATCAGCTAGATAAGTTTTTTGACAGTAATTACAAACAGCCTTAAAATGACCCTCACCAAtatctactttttcaaaatggtTCCAGGCAATAGACTTTTTCCTATTAGTACAGACATTGCCTTTACCTTTAGGTGGAAGTGGGGGAACCTCAGCATGGGCAGTAGGTACAGCTTGGGCAGCTTGGGCAACAGGTTCAGTTGTGGCAGTAGGTGTTGCTTGGGAAGGGGATGCATCACTTGAGGGTTCCATAACCTATAAACATCAAATTTATAGATTAGCAAACAACCATAAAAGTAACACACAAACAATAACAAGAagttaaaagagaaagaaaggataCCTCAAAGAACTTTCAGCTATCAGGGATTTAACCTTGAAAAGGAAGCAAAAAGCCTAGGATTTCAACTCCTGTATAAaattaacatttcaaaattttaagttaagaaagcaaaatgaatcaaacgagtaataaaatacaatcacataagaaaataagaatgtggatttcatctttttaaaatagaggctcatcttcttcttttttatacaGTGAAGATGCAAGTACATTGATcatagaaaacaaaacaaaacaaagaataaaacaggcagataagaaaataaaaatgtgtttggatttCATCTTGTTAAAATAGGGgttcatattctttttttacagTGAAGATACAAGTATattgatcattaaaaaaaaaacaaacaaaacaaggaaTAAAATAGGGCAGATACAAATCACACTCAGAGCACTACCATAATGAGTCAAAGCAAGAAAATGATAAACCTAGGGAGCACTAACAAATCACACACAGAGCACTAACAAAATGATAAACCCAGATTGGgcaaaaaaagaggaaataacACATATTTGCCGAATGAAAATAACACTCAGTAGCAGATCACAACATTAAAGAACACATATTTGTACAAGGTGAAATGAAAATTAGATTCCTTATAATGCATTTAACAATCTAATTGCAAACAAGAGTTTCAATGCAATTAAGTAGCAGATCACaacattaacaaataaaataaaataaagcttaGCAATTTCTAGCATCAAGTTGTTGTGGCAAGTTAATCAACTCGTGAAGAACGGATTATACCATACAAAGGACTGAAAATCATCAAGCTTTCCTCTTTATTTGCCGAATCACAAGCACAAAATACAGAAAAAGAGGGATGAAATAGGAAGGAAGAAACTTTACCTGATCTGAGACTAGGAAGCCAAGTCTGAGAGGCTGAGTGTTAAGGAGTAAAGGGatttgtttgtttcaaaataaaaataagagattTTGAAATCACTAGAGACTAGAGAGACTAGAGAGCAGAGAGAACGTAGAACACTCTGGAAAAGTCCAATTTATAAGAGAGAGATATGAGGGAAaatctgattttgattttgattttgagaagTGTAGCCAAGTTGAGTCTTGAAACCCTAAACTATGATTCATGAACAGAGGCATGGGAAAGATCAAATCTGAGTTTGATTTGAAGGGTAGCCGGCTAGCCATTTGGGGCTGGACCGGCTggtagagagagatagagagagagagagagagagagtgaagccTGAAGAGAATTAGAGGAAAGTGAAGACGGAAGAGAGTTAGTGAGGCCAAAGACTAAAGAAGAGTGAAGAGACttggagagtgagagagagaaggccgGACTCTGAAGTGAAGAATGAAGGGAAAGTTTAGGCTTTTGGAAAGTTTAGGCTTTTAGATTCTTAGTTccaattttaggcttttagttttaggcttttgagacttacagagagagagagagagaaggccgGACTGAAGAATGAAGGGAAAGTTTAGAGTTTTAGTTCcaattttaggcttttgagaCTTAGAgtttagttttaggcttttagcaaTTAGTCGTTCTGAAGACTTAGTTACTTTGGGCAGCTGGTGATTTGATGTTTACTTTTTGAGTGGAAAGAAATTTGTGGTGCACAGGTGCCGTGTGGTTCTCAATGAGGCAGAAACAACAGTGCTCAGTCTTGTCAATTATCAGTCCACTCCTCAGTTCACGTGATCTGCCCtggatcaaaatttttttttttcttttaaaacttcGGTCGGGTCAGTTTGTACGGGTTTTTAAACCCTTAACCCGCAACCCGAACCGAATATTCGGGTTTCCTGAGAGAAGGAACCGAACCCGACCTGCCAAGGGCTTTAGGCCGACCCGTTGGGCTTCGGGTCGGTCGGATTCGGGCGGTTTGAACGGGTCCTGAACCCGTTGGACAGCCCTAATCATCACGGCCcatttccatttcttttccTAAGTTCCTAACACACTTAACGGTTCAAATGACACAAACATgcaaattaatatattagttaatgaaaaatcaatatttttacgTTGAAAATGATGCCAATTTAATTAAAGCGCTTTGTACATGAAGGATTAATTAATAACTCCAGCATTATTCAGAGCTTTGTAATTCAACTAGTACTTTCTAGTATTTCCAATGGAAACGTCCAAAGTTTAaatctcactctctcaactatcgaattataaaaAACATATGATTTATTTATGCTTATTTAtactttgttaattttttatttgccttataaaaattgtgaaaatgcaTTTGAAAGTGgtttaaattttcttatattattatttttggtcagttttgtttttcttttcaaattcaatctatttatttgtatttcaattaattattaaattcatcatAATGTCATCTGTCATCACAGTTCCACATCAGCTCTTAATTCCAtttccaccccaaaaaaaaaaaaaaactctaacaACTTCTAACCAATTAAATGGCATAAGGTCACATCCCTTGTCCCACATAAAAGTTGAGTCCCCACTTTAGGCCCTTTCCCTTGACTTATTGGCAATTTTACtccaaaagacaaaacaaagtGGTTGCTTTTGGAAGAAAAAGATGTTCTTAGAAGGGATTTTTGctgttgatgttgttgttaaaaaattagaagGGATTTGTTTAACCATTTGTGGAGGAAAATGTTTCCTATGGACCTGAGTGGAATGATGcacacaacaaagaaaaatattagaagGTGACTAGATGATATATTAaagaatttaaatataaatatgtggcggtaatttttttttttttttttataagagggTGGTGGTATAATATCTATTAAAATTCAATGGGTATTATGTAAATTAACATACACTTTacaattttagtaaaatattaatattatgcccgttatatgtaaatatattgaatatattCTTAATTTGTGAACCACTTAATCTTTAATAGAATTGTACTTTTAAAATATTAACTatcttaataattaatgagtCACATgacaaaaacatgttaattttacaacatttaaTATTGTGCGATATTTAAtgtgtaaattttataatattaaaatataaaattatgatacatacatatacatatacatatacatatatatatatatatatatatatatatatatatataatcaaaagaattaaatcaaatattttaaacataattatttgaaacttttgttactagaattttagttgaagtaaaaatttaaatttcctaAACTTAGGTAATAGAGTTTAATCTAAGAGCaaactattttaataattaataaaagtatAAGCATTTGTGGCAAAGAAAGTTTACCACTTAGCATGGGTTCTACTTAGCTCAACTGATcaagtctctgatagttgaaaaagagatctagagttcaatccccacctacaccaaaaaccgattggtgttttagactgataataaagagctatcataaGGAATGagtgtcataggttgaaacttaaaaaaaaaaaaaaaaaaaaaaaaacccacgtaGCAGAACCTTTTGGACTCAATttctattatataatatatgataaagGGGGAGTTTTAAAAAGGGCTCGTACCTCCCCTTCTCTTTTCACAAAGAAAGCTAAGTCGTTGAGATATGGAGTAAGTTGAGGTCACTgccttggggggggggggtgtggccGCAATGGGGAGTACACCTCAGTCGAGTGGATcgtggcaaaaaaaaaaaaaaaaatggagtcaccacctagattaggtctaagAACAATAAATATAGCGCCATTGTGGAAGGACCTATCTTTACCAGAGCACGTgttcggagtttaggtatgaGGAATGGGAAGGTAATAGGCACCCAACCTCACCCAACCTGTAGGTTGAactccactcattgtgttccaaatcCTAATCCCATCAAAGGGTCCTTTAATATGTTATTCTAAACTCACAtacactaacatgcatctaacatcCAAACATGGTATATGTCCTACACTTATCCATAGCATAAAACCCTATCATTCATCTAGCACATATATATCCAAGGGCAATAAATATATCACAAGGCAGAAACATCAACAAGGCATTAATCATCAAGTATATTCATTCATTCAAACCTAGCCTCATGGTATTTATCAATCAAGGAGACCAATCATCATATTCAAAGATGCATgttcatattcatattcatGACCTTCACTTACCTTGCTGCACCATAACACCTTAGCACCTATGCATCAACGCATATTCAAGttcatatgcatgttcatgtgatttATCAAAGACATAAACCCTAATTATCAATTCAACAATCAAAGCATgtgaaacatgttattctacTAACCCTAGATCTAAACATGTGAAAACTAGACTCAACAAGACCTATACATGTGATTAAAACTAAGCAAAGCAAATAAAATAGCAAGAGCCCTAAATCTACATTTATGGGCATAAGTATGCGTGCGTATACATGGGTATACATGTGCATCCCAACTGTATGCATACACATACTTCAAGTACGCGTGAACATGCATAAAGCATGCACACACATACACGCCCAGAAACACAGTTTTAAAGCAACAAACAAAGCAACAATTTAATAATCCCTAGCATACTTCTAATACACAACTAAACAACCTAAATTAGCAACAAAGATATCAAagacaaacaaaatgaaaataaacaaaacaaaaactattcctaaacatgcattggatctaacaataaacaaaaacaacatctAACACATCAAAACATATTCATCAATATATCTAATCATTCAACTCATTAATCAGAATATGATGAGACACAACAAATCGAACCCAAACAAAGCAAATCATATTTCTAAGAATATatgacacaaaaataaaattgagaacaaCAAGAACGCAAAAATAATCGAAATCAAGGAAAAGCTATGAAGAGAGACTCACCTTACTTATGGAACACAACTTGATTGATATTTTAACCAGCCCCTTAGTGCCTACACAACAAGATCGAGTAATAATCAAAGGAATCAAATTATTCAATAGTTCATAGGTAATCAGTGGTAAAgtcaagaatttttttcaagggGGCtaatctaaatataaaattattcttaagtACAAACAAAATTATACTTAAGAAAATACTTTTATTCCATCAATTAAGTTTGCCCCCAACAAAGTTGTCTCATACGTTCTTTCATAGTAttacaataatttataattgaatttgaaataaattttcctaCTAGTCTGTTTTTCTGTATATACCATTAGAAATTCACTTAAAAAGTATTAAGATGATAATTGAACAACTCAAACCATTATTAACAACTtcatacatattaaaataattcaagAAGCAGCACTattaatttagccaaaaaaagaaaagaacagcACAAACACAAATAATCCATACGTATATAATagatttaaatataaaagaatcaATATTATAACCAATGGCACAATTCCACAAGCCACTCATACGAAAGCACAAATCCTAGCCTTTCATTTAGCACAAATCCACAAGCACACACAAATCACAATGCAGcacaaatcaaagccattaagagcattagcattggaaaatgctaatgctattctattttacaattctaaaaaccactttatcatttataccatcttattttacaatatctccacatcccaaacttctatttttattaaaatattatcttttaatctttctttattatttttttttctaaccgAAACTATTGTTTTCCTAGGCTTTCCAACagtcttttttttcctcactttcTCCCTCAACACCTATGTGACACACACAGACCCATcggaacaaaaacccagaaaaacccaagccaccacTGCCCACTGCTcaccaaaatcccaccggaacaaaaacccatattaaaaaaaaaaaaaacccagcgtcacaacagaaggaaaaaaaaaaaaaaacccatcggAAACCTAGAATAACCAGCCACTTCAGCCACAACCCAACCAcaacaaagccacacacacacaccggTGCAACGATCAACCAATCCACGCTGATCCAAACCCACCATCTCGCCGAACAATAACCCAGCGTCACAAAAACCCACCGATCAACCGGTCCACCATTTCAAACCCACTGATCAACCGatccaaacccaccatcaaccgATCCCAGCCCAACGATCCAAACCCAGCTCGCCGATCCACGCTGATCCAACCTCCAacctcaaaaatccaaaacccagcACCGGTGCAATGAGAGAGAAGCCGTGCGATGAGAGATGAGAGGCCGTgcgatgagagatgagagagtggCCGTGTGAGATGGGTGAAAAATTTCAGAGATGGGTGAGAAATTTTGGCGATGAAGTTtcagagaggagagagcagatggagaaagagaaggaagagtgAGAAGAGCACAGAAAAATGAgagggatgagagagaaattcCGGGgtaaatagagaataaaatattattattttttttgcaattcgtgaacagtacaattctatgtttagaattgtactgtagcagtattgcaaaaaaatttgcaatactgctGTTTAACATTCACTGATACAGGAGGTTTTTAGCTTTAAAATGTCAAATTCCTCTTAgatatggcattagcattccccaatgctaatgctcttagttGTAAACTCAAAACATGTAGAGTACAACAAATAGAGATAGAAAGGGAGATACGATTTGGTTTGCCTATTGGCGAGCATCATCATCTCGTGAAGGGTCTTGCGAGCTGACGGCAGTTGTCAATGGCTGTCGTGGTGCTACTCAGGGCACAAAGGCAACATGGTCATTACCATCTGGGTTttaacttttccttttctttatataaatatatatatatatatattttttttttttttattctggGTATTAGGGATTTgtaattgaagaattttttgtTCATTAGGGCCTTgttattttgtattatttgttgGGTTTATTGTATTTGtaccaatttaatttttttgaggggTTTCTATGGACTGGTTCAAAAGTTTTAGGGAtcaattatgaaaatttaaaggttttttttttttttttttttttttttttttttgtgatagaactaaattttaaattttgataaagccaaattccaaaatttgggggggggggggggagctgtt
Coding sequences within:
- the LOC126714256 gene encoding zinc finger BED domain-containing protein RICESLEEPER 2-like, coding for MLETAQKFEKVFIRMDFEDDSYSSYFMNKENSGGMGSPSSIDFQNCRIFVGFLKLFYNATKKFSGSLYVTANTFFDEMFVIQENISNLSKSQNHLLKNMATKMESKFDKYWGKGDKMNHLLYVAVILDPRKKLRFLKFCFSEIYGNKVADVMVELVRGALVKLYDFYSRVDSSNVQVASERERTHIEGESIGCSDPYVMVNSRFERFLEAEQSIGCSNEIDKYLAENCESRRGDVKFEILGWWKANSDRYQVLSKLARDVLAVPVSTVASESAFSTGGRILDPFRSSLSPLMVQNLVCAQDWLQALVPISFRKSKDEVEVLEDEFHDLGNMLTSKLCLLSAIKCVLCK